The Daucus carota subsp. sativus chromosome 7, DH1 v3.0, whole genome shotgun sequence genome window below encodes:
- the LOC108194387 gene encoding protein NRT1/ PTR FAMILY 4.4 — MELLTNSPEVGETNKRGDVYQPMKKPKEGGFRATLFIYGLMVLDSVGFIANIAGLVLYFMNVMHFSISGSANTLTNYLGTVFLLTLVGGLISDSYMSRLNTCLMFGGIELLGYLLLIMQAHYPKLQPEACGKYSCVNGTKALLFYASICFAGLGGGGMRGSAPALGADQFDPKESKHIASFFNWFVFSVTVGAALGVTFVVWVSTNKGWDKGFIICMVCSFIGFCLLALGKPYYRARVPGESVLLRVLQIIYLPTVLIVAIKNIKLELPQNSRDLYEVDDVGRERIRHSYQFRVLDKAAILPEGTTPKKWKVCTLTQVEEVKILTRMMPVLLSTTLMNTCLAQLQTFSIQQGALMNAKLGSFNVPPSSIPIIPILFMSILLPLYEILLVPILRKLTGHPNGITHLQRVGVGLILSAISMTLAGFIELKRKNAFVDHNTRISLFWLSFHFAVFGIADMFTLVGLMEFFYSEAPPRMRSLSTSLSFFSLSLGYYLSSVFVEIINSVTGKLSSNNMGWLEDVDMNKNHLERFYWFLAIVSVLNFGNYIFWANWYKYKKDVPVDIRKLIDQSFCDASSSLTPRS, encoded by the exons ATGGAGCTCCTAACTAATAGTCCTGAAgtg GGAGAGACTAATAAAAGAGGTGATGTTTACCAGCCCATGAAGAAACCTAAAGAAGGGGGATTCAGAGCTACCCTTTTCATCTATG GACTGATGGTGCTGGATAGTGTTGGCTTTATCGCTAACATTGCAGGCCTAGTTCTGTATTTCATGAATGTCATGCACTTTAGTATATCTGGCTCTGCAAACACCCTTACCAACTATTTGGGGACTGTTTTCTTGCTGACATTAGTTGGAGGGCTAATCTCCGACTCCTACATGAGCCGCCTCAATACTTGCCTAATGTTTGGAGGAATCGAGTTACTG gGATATCTGTTGCTGATTATGCAGGCTCATTATCCTAAGCTGCAACCTGAAGCCTGTGGGAAGTATAGCTGCGTGAATGGTACTAAAGCTCTGCTCTTTTACGCTTCCATATGTTTTGCTGGGCTGGGAGGCGGTGGAATGAGAGGCTCAGCACCTGCTTTGGGTGCTGACCAGTTTGATCCAAAGGAAAGCAAACATATAGCCAGCTTCTTCAATTGGTTTGTGTTTAGTGTAACTGTTGGAGCTGCTCTTGGAGTTACTTTTGTCGTGTGGGTGAGCACAAACAAGGGTTGGGACAAAGGCTTCATCATCTGCATGGTTTGTTCATTCATAGGCTTTTGTTTACTTGCACTTGGAAAACCTTACTATCGTGCCCGAGTGCCTGGAGAAAGTGTCTTACTAAGAGTTCTACAGATAATTTATCTGCCAACC GTTCTGATAGTGGCAATCAAGAATATAAAGTTAGAGTTGCCACAAAATTCGCGGGACTTATATGAAGTAGATGACGTTGGAAGAGAACGCATCAGGCATAGCTACCAATTCAG GGTACTAGATAAAGCAGCTATACTTCCCGAAGGAACTACACCAAAGAAATGGAAAGTATGCACATTGACTCAAGTTGAAGAAGTTAAAATCTTAACAAGAATGATGCCAGTTCTTCTCAGCACCACTCTCATGAACACATGTCTTGCTCAGTTACAGACATTCTCCATCCAACAAGGTGCTTTAATGAACGCAAAACTCGGGAGCTTTAATGTCCCACCTTCCTCAATTCCCATCATACCAATCTTATTCATGTCCATCCTCTTACCACTGTATGAAATCTTACTAGTCCCCATTCTGAGGAAACTCACAGGTCATCCAAATGGAATCACTCACCTGCAGAGAGTCGGGGTTGGCCTAATTCTCTCCGCGATCTCCATGACACTAGCAGGTTTCATAGAGCTGAAGAGAAAGAATGCATTTGTAGACCACAATACCCGCATTAGCCTCTTCTGGCTATCATTTCATTTCGCGGTATTTGGGATTGCAGACATGTTTACATTGGTAGGCCTAATGGAATTCTTCTACAGCGAAGCTCCTCCTCGAATGAGATCACTCTCTACTTCACTCTCATTCTTCTCATTGTCATTAGGCTACTACTTGAGCTCAGTTTTTGTTGAGATAATCAATTCTGTAACCGGCAAACTCAGCTCAAACAACATGGGCTGGTTAGAAGATGTGGACATGAACAAGAATCATCTCGAAAGATTTTACTGGTTCTTGGCAATTGTCAGCGTGCTGAACTTTGGGAATTATATCTTCTGGGCTAACTGGTACAAGTACAAGAAAGATGTTCCAGTTGATATAAGAAAGCTGATTGATCAATCTTTTTGTGATGCGAGTTCAAGTCTTACACCCAGAAGCTAG
- the LOC108196041 gene encoding phenolic glucoside malonyltransferase 1-like encodes MAHAPGNNNNMVDILEHCRISPPSDLCTTTKILPLTFFDIFWLNWPSLSRVYFYDFPCSATEFTQKIVPNLKKSLASTLQHYYPFCGNLIIPTSLSTNTSPAIRYSDGDSVSVTVAELRSVVSEGFKYLSGNEAVEVDELMCLVPELPQGRGDENEKVSPVLSIQVTLFADQGFSIGFRNSHVVADGKSLYNFIRTWAVINAKQLSRDWDYENLDSLPVYDRSVIGDPKGMASIFLREILRQQDSQTDAKAPSDVHKDDMVQATLVMDHLQIQGLKNLVSTQVPHASTFVVVCAYVWACMAKMRAAEGQEVEVDEHFVFAVDARARLDPPIAANYFGNAILPCWSTLKTIELAGEQGFRIAVKKIREGLDEKMKNEEGVLKGYDTIFDQIKAAKGQPKFGVAGSPKFDYYSTDFGWGKPKKYKVVSEKFSLTGSRDSEGALELGFCLSKDEMDAFTTIFTEGLIK; translated from the exons ATGGCACATGCACCaggcaacaacaacaacatggTGGACATTCTTGAGCACTGCCGTATTTCACCACCGTCTGATCTCTGCACCACCACAAAAATTTTACCCCTCACATTCTTCGACATCTTTTGGCTCAACTGGCCCTCTCTCAGCCGCGTCTACTTCTACGATTTCCCCTGTTCTGCAACCGAATTCACACAAAAAATCGTCCCGAATCTTAAAAAATCTCTAGCCTCAACTCTCCAACACTACTACCCTTTCTGCGGCAATCTCATAATTCCCACAAGTCTTTCCACCAATACCAGCCCCGCGATTCGTTACTCAGACGGAGACTCTGTCTCGGTAACTGTAGCGGAGTTGAGGAGTGTTGTCTCCGAAGGGTTTAAGTATCTCTCTGGTAATGAGGCTGTGGAAGTTGATGAGTTGATGTGTCTTGTTCCTGAGCTTCCACAAGGCAGGGGAGATGAAAATGAGAAGGTATCTCCGGTTTTATCGATTCAAGTGACGTTGTTTGCGGATCAAGGATTCAGCATTGGATTCAGAAACTCGCATGTTGTGGCTGATGGGAAGAGTCTGTATAATTTTATCAGGACTTGGGCTGTTATTAATGCGAAGCAGCTCAGTCGCGATTGGGATTATGAAAATTTGGATAGTCTGCCGGTTTATGACAGGAGTGTGATCGGTGATCCGAAGGGCATGGCCTCGATTTTCTTGAGGGAAATTTTGCGCCAGCAG GACTCTCAAACAGATGCTAAAGCTCCTTCTGATGTGCACAAGGATGATATGGTTCAAGCCACGCTTGTGATGGATCATTTGCAGATTCAAGGACTCAAGAATTTGGTGTCGACCCAAGTACCACATGCTTCGACTTTTGTGGTGGTGTGTGCCTATGTATGGGCTTGCATGGCAAAGATGCGCGCTGCTGAAGGTCAGGAGGTTGAGGTGGATGAGCATTTTGTTTTTGCTGTGGACGCTAGGGCACGTCTGGATCCGCCAATTGCTGCAAATTATTTTGGAAACGCGATTTTGCCTTGTTGGTCTACTCTCAAAACCATCGAATTAGCAGGAGAACAAGGCTTTCGGATTGCAGTGAAGAAAATCAGAGAGGGTCTTGATGAAAAGATGAAGAACGAGGAAGGAGTGCTGAAAGGGTACGATACGATTTTTGATCAGATTAAAGCGGCGAAAGGGCAGCCAAAGTTTGGGGTGGCTGGATCGCCAAAGTTTGATTATTATAGCACTGATTTTGGTTGGGGCAAGCCAAAGAAGTATAAAGTTGTATCAGAGAAATTTTCACTTACTGGATCAAGGGATTCTGAGGGTGCTCTGGAACTCGGATTTTGCTTGTCGAAAGATGAAATGGATGCTTTCACTACCATCTTCACCGAAGGGCTGATCAAGTAA
- the LOC135147642 gene encoding protein NRT1/ PTR FAMILY 4.5-like produces the protein MEFVTENPEVGGEADDRGDRQFVYQPIQRPREGGFRATLFVFGLMLLDNIGFVANMASLVLYFMNVMHFSISGSANTLTNYLGTAFLLTLVGGLISDSYMSRLNTCLLFGGIELLGYLLLIIQSHYPELQPEVCGKYSCVDGTKALLFYASICFAALGGGGLRGSAPALGADQFDPKQTKEIASFFNWFLFSITVGASIGVTVVVWVSTNKGWDNGFIISMVCSFIGFCSVAVGKPYYRARVPGESVLLRVLEVLVVTIKNLKVELPQNSRDLYEIDDMGRERIRHSYQFRVLDKAAILPEGTTPKKWKVCTVTQVEEVKILTRMMPILLSTTLMNTCLAQLQTFSIQQGSLMNTKLGNFNVPAASIPIIPLFFMSLLIPLYEILLVPLLRKLTGHPNGITHLQRVGVGLVLSAICMTLAGIIELKRKNAFVDHNTRISLFWLSFHFAVFGIADMFTLVGLLEFFYSEAPPRMRSLSTSFSFLSLSIGYYLSSVFVEIINSVTGKLSSNNVGWLEDMDMNKNHLERFYWFLAVISVLNFGNYIFWANWYKYKKDVPVDRQKLMDQSFSDASMRFTAKIDDLIPPSNKI, from the exons ATGGAGTTTGTGACTGAAAATCCTGAAGTG GGTGGTGAGGCTGATGATAGGGGCGATAGGCAATTTGTTTACCAGCCCATCCAGAGGCCGAGGGAAGGAGGATTCAGAGCCACCCTTTTTGTCTTTG GACTGATGCTGTTGGATAATATAGGCTTTGTTGCTAACATGGCAAGCCTAGTGCTGTATTTCATGAATGTGATGCACTTTAGTATATCTGGCTCTGCAAACACCCTTACCAACTATCTGGGCACTGCTTTCTTGCTCACATTAGTTGGAGGGCTAATCTCCGACTCGTACATGAGCCGCCTCAACACTTGCCTACTGTTTGGAGGGATCGAGTTGCTG gGATATTTGTTGCTGATTATTCAGTCTCATTATCCTGAGCTGCAACCTGAAGTCTGTGGGAAGTACAGCTGCGTGGATGGTACTAAAGCTCTGCTATTTTACGCTTCCATATGTTTTGCTGCGCTGGGAGGCGGTGGACTTAGAGGGTCAGCACCTGCTCTGGGTGCTGACCAGTTTGATCCAAAGCAAACCAAAGAAATAGCCAGCTTCTTCAACTGGTTTCTGTTCAGTATAACTGTTGGAGCTTCTATTGGGGTCACAGTTGTTGTGTGGGTAAGCACGAATAAGGGTTGGGACAATGGCTTCATCATAAGCATGGTTTGTTCATTCATAGGTTTCTGTTCAGTTGCAGTAGGGAAGCCTTATTATCGTGCCCGTGTTCCTGGAGAAAGTGTCTTACTAAGAGTCTTAGAG GTTCTGGTAGTGACAATCAAGAATTTAAAGGTGGAGTTACCACAAAATTCACGGGACTTGTATGAAATAGATGACATGGGAAGAGAACGCATCAGGCACAGCTACCAGTTCAG GGTACTAGATAAAGCAGCTATACTTCCCGAAGGAACTACTCCAAAGAAATGGAAAGTGTGCACAGTGACTCAAGTCGAAGAAGTTAAAATCCTAACAAGAATGATGCCAATTCTGCTCAGCACTACTCTCATGAACACATGCCTTGCTCAGTTACAAACATTCTCTATCCAACAAGGTTCCCTGATGAACACAAAACTCGGAAACTTTAATGTCCCAGCTGCCTCAATTCCCATCATACCGCTATTCTTCATGTCCCTTCTCATACCACTGTACGAAATTTTACTGGTCCCCTTACTGAGGAAACTAACAGGTCATCCAAATGGAATCACTCACCTGCAGAGAGTCGGGGTTGGTCTAGTTCTCTCCGCGATTTGCATGACACTAGCAGGAATCATAGAACTCAAGAGAAAGAATGCATTTGTAGACCACAATACCCGCATTAGCCTCTTCTGGCTATCATTTCATTTTGCAGTATTTGGAATAGCAGACATGTTTACATTGGTAGGCCTACTGGAATTCTTCTACAGCGAAGCTCCTCCTCGCATGAGATCACTCTCTACTTCTTTCTCATTCCTTTCGTTGTCAATAGGCTACTACTTGAGCTCCGTTTTTGTGGAGATCATCAATTCTGTAACTGGTAAACTTAGTTCAAACAACGTCGGGTGGTTGGAAGATATGGACATGAACAAGAATCATCTCGAAAGATTTTACTGGTTCTTGGCAGTTATCAGTGTGCTCAACTTTGGGAATTATATCTTCTGGGCTAACTGGTACAAGTACAAGAAAGATGTTCCAGTTGACAGACAAAAGCTGATGGATCAATCTTTCTCAGACGCGAGTATGCGTTTTACAGCCAAAATAGATGATTTGATCCCTCCTAGTAACAAAATTTAA
- the LOC108196040 gene encoding uncharacterized protein LOC108196040 isoform X2, with the protein MASKNKRKKAKNKNQNNLQGESKPHCLPPKQDHIIKTETEKLFERVKAKVEALKAAISTNAGSIPFHDTSASTPEKAESLEKKIENGGPDDLHDLPNVSERAEVTADTDPLLVSDKVQNLANIKVPQPVSNSGSDPKILKRENDDNTGLKPKKKMKKKASNIKIQTLLKQSDDSSPIVGLGPASIDPVKESSAQELPECEVPQPVSNSGSNPRIFSSKNEGSTVLKPKKVTMKKKKKKTTNIKIETLLENSSNISPIVGCDPSSFNPVKESLDQDLPDCEVPQPVSNSGSIPKILNCENNTTNIKMQTLLEQSANTSTVVGCGPASIDPVKESLVQDLPECEVPQPVSTSGCDPRISKCENDDSTVLKPNQKTTDIKIQKNIEQSATASPVVAFGRGIFDPVEESLVQELPECEVPQPVSTSGCDPRISKCENDDSTVLKPNQKTTDNKIQTNIEQSATTSPVVAFGRGIFDPVEESVVQELPECEVPQPVSDSGSDPKILSCENDNSSVLKPKKKTTDTEIQTYPEHSANTSSIVGFGPDRFDPVKESLVQELPECENIKLESLRKNRDPVSKKDLEKSIDSIPEEVKVNIVAHKAAENMNAPNIPFYDMSASTPDKAYPLEKIIEKEEWDCLGDLLNIPRGAKLSPEAYPSFVRNRVHKLEKIQDEHEKRTVASVLQYITHLIKYKDKHLSGCYNKFVKDHKFPSIIEEKFQAMFSESSSEALPPAKRELLVNYVLVLSLFVDGYKSNAKDITKDLKIKTETAIKYYKQLGCIPRPTTAGLLVELPVPLKFPVPETSSTAN; encoded by the exons ATGGCAtccaaaaacaagagaaaaaagGCCAAGAACAAGAATCAAAACAATCTGCAAGGCGAG AGTAAACCTCATTGTTTGCCGCCAAAACAAGATCATATAATTAAGACGGAGACAGAGAAGTTGTTTGAGAGGGTCAAGGCTAAAGTTGAGGCCCTCAAAGCTGCTATATCCACTAATGCTGGTAGTATCCCTTTCCATGATACGTCTGCCTCTACACCCGAGAAGGCAGAATCACttgaaaagaaaattgaaaatggAGGGCCTgacgaccttcatgatttacCAAATGTTTCTGAAAGAGCGGAAGTGACAGCTGACACCGACCCACTCCTTGTTAGTGACAAGGTACAGAACTTGGCAAATATCAAG GTCCCCCAGCCCGTGTCAAATTCTGGATCTGATCCTAAAATTTTAAAGCGTGAGAATGACGACAATACTGGTTTAAAACCgaagaaaaagatgaagaaaaaggCCTCAAACATTAAGATTCAGACACTTCTCAAACAATCCGACGATTCTTCCCCGATTGTCGGACTTGGTCCAGCCAGTATCGATCCAGTTAAGGAATCTTCAGCTCAAGAACTGCCTGAGTGCGAG GTCCCCCAACCGGTGTCAAATTCTGGATCTAATCCTAGAATTTTCAGCTCTAAGAATGAGGGCAGTACTGTTTTGAAACCGAAGAAGGTGAcaatgaagaaaaagaagaaaaaaacaacaaatatcAAGATTGAGACACTTCTTGAAAACTCCTCCAACATTTCCCCGATTGTTGGATGCGATCCATCCAGTTTTAATCCCGTTAAGGAATCTTTAGATCAAGACTTGCCTGACTGCGAG GTCCCCCAGCCCGTGTCAAATTCTGGATCTATtcctaaaattttgaattgtgaGAATAACACCACAAATATTAAGATGCAGACACTTCTTGAACAATCTGCCAACACTTCCACGGTTGTTGGATGTGGTCCAGCTAGTATCGACCCAGTAAAGGAATCATTAGTTCAAGATTTGCCTGAGTGCGAG GTCCCCCAGCCAGTGTCAACTTCTGGATGTGATCCTAGAATTTCGAAATGTGAGAATGACGACAGTACTGTTTTGAAACCAAACCAAAAGACCACAGATATCaagattcaaaaaaatattgaacaaTCTGCCACCGCTTCCCCGGTTGTTGCATTCGGTCGAGGCATTTTTGATCCAGTTGAGGAATCTTTAGTTCAAGAATTGCCTGAGTGCGAG GTCCCCCAGCCAGTGTCAACTTCTGGATGTGATCCTAGAATTTCGAAATGTGAGAATGACGACAGTACTGTTTTGAAACCAAACCAAAAGACCACAGATAACAAGATTCAAACAAATATTGAACAATCTGCCACCACTTCCCCGGTTGTTGCATTCGGTCGAGGCATTTTCGATCCAGTTGAGGAATCTGTAGTTCAAGAATTGCCTGAGTGCGAG GTCCCCCAGCCCGTGTCAGATTCTGGATCTGATCCTAAAATTTTAAGTTGTGAGAATGACAACAGTTCTGTTTTGAAACCAAAGAAAAAGACCACAGATACTGAGATTCAGACATATCCTGAACACTCCGCCAACACTTCCTCGATTGTTGGATTCGGTCCAGACCGTTTCGATCCAGTTAAGGAATCTCTAGTTCAAGAACTGCCTGAGTGCGAG AATATTAAACTTGAATCTTTGCGTAAAAATCGAGATCCTGTATCAAAGAAGGATTTGGAGAAGTCTATTGACTCTATTCCTGAGGAGGTCAAGGTTAATATTGTGGCTCACAAAGCTGCTGAAAACATGAATGCTCCTAATATCCCATTTTATGATATGTCCGCCTCTACACCTGATAAGGCTTATCCActtgaaaaaattattgaaaaagagGAGTGGGACTGCCTTGGCGATTTACTCAATATTCCTCGAGGAGCAAAATTGAGCCCTGAAGCGTACCCAAGTTTTGTACGCAACAGAGTACACAAGCTGGAAAAGATACAG GATGAGCACGAGAAAAGGACAGTGGCTAGTGTTCTTCAGTACATTACGCATCTCATCAAGTACAAAGACAAGCATTTATCGGGCTGTTACAACAAGTTTGTGAAGGATCACAAATTTCCAAGTATAATAGAAGAAAAGTTCCAAGCCATGTTCAGTGAATCAAGTTCTGAAGCTCTTCCACCTGCGAAAAGGGAATTACTCGTCAACTATGTGTTGGTGCTATCACTTTTTGTCGATGGTTATAAGTCTAATGCCAAAGACATAACGAAAGATCTGAAGATTAAAACCGAAAcagcaataaaatattataaacagtTGGGATGCATACCTCGTCCTACGACAGCTGGACTTCTTGTTGAACTTCCAGTCCCATTGAAATTTCCAGTCCCTGAGACCAGCAGTACCGCTAATTGA
- the LOC108196040 gene encoding uncharacterized protein LOC108196040 isoform X1 — translation MASKNKRKKAKNKNQNNLQGESKPHCLPPKQDHIIKTETEKLFERVKAKVEALKAAISTNAGSIPFHDTSASTPEKAESLEKKIENGGPDDLHDLPNVSERAEVTADTDPLLVSDKVQNLANIKVPQPVSNSGSDPKILKRENDDNTGLKPKKKMKKKASNIKIQTLLKQSDDSSPIVGLGPASIDPVKESSAQELPECEVPQPVSNSGSNPRIFSSKNEGSTVLKPKKVTMKKKKKKTTNIKIETLLENSSNISPIVGCDPSSFNPVKESLDQDLPDCEVPQPVSNSGSIPKILNCENNTTNIKMQTLLEQSANTSTVVGCGPASIDPVKESLVQDLPECEVPHPMSNSGSNPKILISENDNSTALKPKKKTTDVNIQTRLEQSANTSPIVGFGPASFDPVTESLDQELPECKVPQPVSTSGCDPRISKCENDDSTVLKPNQKTTDIKIQKNIEQSATASPVVAFGRGIFDPVEESLVQELPECEVPQPVSTSGCDPRISKCENDDSTVLKPNQKTTDNKIQTNIEQSATTSPVVAFGRGIFDPVEESVVQELPECEVPQPVSDSGSDPKILSCENDNSSVLKPKKKTTDTEIQTYPEHSANTSSIVGFGPDRFDPVKESLVQELPECENIKLESLRKNRDPVSKKDLEKSIDSIPEEVKVNIVAHKAAENMNAPNIPFYDMSASTPDKAYPLEKIIEKEEWDCLGDLLNIPRGAKLSPEAYPSFVRNRVHKLEKIQDEHEKRTVASVLQYITHLIKYKDKHLSGCYNKFVKDHKFPSIIEEKFQAMFSESSSEALPPAKRELLVNYVLVLSLFVDGYKSNAKDITKDLKIKTETAIKYYKQLGCIPRPTTAGLLVELPVPLKFPVPETSSTAN, via the exons ATGGCAtccaaaaacaagagaaaaaagGCCAAGAACAAGAATCAAAACAATCTGCAAGGCGAG AGTAAACCTCATTGTTTGCCGCCAAAACAAGATCATATAATTAAGACGGAGACAGAGAAGTTGTTTGAGAGGGTCAAGGCTAAAGTTGAGGCCCTCAAAGCTGCTATATCCACTAATGCTGGTAGTATCCCTTTCCATGATACGTCTGCCTCTACACCCGAGAAGGCAGAATCACttgaaaagaaaattgaaaatggAGGGCCTgacgaccttcatgatttacCAAATGTTTCTGAAAGAGCGGAAGTGACAGCTGACACCGACCCACTCCTTGTTAGTGACAAGGTACAGAACTTGGCAAATATCAAG GTCCCCCAGCCCGTGTCAAATTCTGGATCTGATCCTAAAATTTTAAAGCGTGAGAATGACGACAATACTGGTTTAAAACCgaagaaaaagatgaagaaaaaggCCTCAAACATTAAGATTCAGACACTTCTCAAACAATCCGACGATTCTTCCCCGATTGTCGGACTTGGTCCAGCCAGTATCGATCCAGTTAAGGAATCTTCAGCTCAAGAACTGCCTGAGTGCGAG GTCCCCCAACCGGTGTCAAATTCTGGATCTAATCCTAGAATTTTCAGCTCTAAGAATGAGGGCAGTACTGTTTTGAAACCGAAGAAGGTGAcaatgaagaaaaagaagaaaaaaacaacaaatatcAAGATTGAGACACTTCTTGAAAACTCCTCCAACATTTCCCCGATTGTTGGATGCGATCCATCCAGTTTTAATCCCGTTAAGGAATCTTTAGATCAAGACTTGCCTGACTGCGAG GTCCCCCAGCCCGTGTCAAATTCTGGATCTATtcctaaaattttgaattgtgaGAATAACACCACAAATATTAAGATGCAGACACTTCTTGAACAATCTGCCAACACTTCCACGGTTGTTGGATGTGGTCCAGCTAGTATCGACCCAGTAAAGGAATCATTAGTTCAAGATTTGCCTGAGTGCGAG GTCCCCCACCCCATGTCAAATTCTGGATCTAATCCTAAAATTTTGATTAGCGAGAATGACAACAGTACTGCTCTGAAACCGAAGAAAAAGACTACAGATGTCAATATTCAGACTCGTCTTGAACAATCCGCCAACACTTCCCCGATTGTCGGATTCGGTCCAGCCAGTTTCGATCCAGTTACGGAATCTTTAGATCAAGAATTGCCTGAGTGCAAG GTCCCCCAGCCAGTGTCAACTTCTGGATGTGATCCTAGAATTTCGAAATGTGAGAATGACGACAGTACTGTTTTGAAACCAAACCAAAAGACCACAGATATCaagattcaaaaaaatattgaacaaTCTGCCACCGCTTCCCCGGTTGTTGCATTCGGTCGAGGCATTTTTGATCCAGTTGAGGAATCTTTAGTTCAAGAATTGCCTGAGTGCGAG GTCCCCCAGCCAGTGTCAACTTCTGGATGTGATCCTAGAATTTCGAAATGTGAGAATGACGACAGTACTGTTTTGAAACCAAACCAAAAGACCACAGATAACAAGATTCAAACAAATATTGAACAATCTGCCACCACTTCCCCGGTTGTTGCATTCGGTCGAGGCATTTTCGATCCAGTTGAGGAATCTGTAGTTCAAGAATTGCCTGAGTGCGAG GTCCCCCAGCCCGTGTCAGATTCTGGATCTGATCCTAAAATTTTAAGTTGTGAGAATGACAACAGTTCTGTTTTGAAACCAAAGAAAAAGACCACAGATACTGAGATTCAGACATATCCTGAACACTCCGCCAACACTTCCTCGATTGTTGGATTCGGTCCAGACCGTTTCGATCCAGTTAAGGAATCTCTAGTTCAAGAACTGCCTGAGTGCGAG AATATTAAACTTGAATCTTTGCGTAAAAATCGAGATCCTGTATCAAAGAAGGATTTGGAGAAGTCTATTGACTCTATTCCTGAGGAGGTCAAGGTTAATATTGTGGCTCACAAAGCTGCTGAAAACATGAATGCTCCTAATATCCCATTTTATGATATGTCCGCCTCTACACCTGATAAGGCTTATCCActtgaaaaaattattgaaaaagagGAGTGGGACTGCCTTGGCGATTTACTCAATATTCCTCGAGGAGCAAAATTGAGCCCTGAAGCGTACCCAAGTTTTGTACGCAACAGAGTACACAAGCTGGAAAAGATACAG GATGAGCACGAGAAAAGGACAGTGGCTAGTGTTCTTCAGTACATTACGCATCTCATCAAGTACAAAGACAAGCATTTATCGGGCTGTTACAACAAGTTTGTGAAGGATCACAAATTTCCAAGTATAATAGAAGAAAAGTTCCAAGCCATGTTCAGTGAATCAAGTTCTGAAGCTCTTCCACCTGCGAAAAGGGAATTACTCGTCAACTATGTGTTGGTGCTATCACTTTTTGTCGATGGTTATAAGTCTAATGCCAAAGACATAACGAAAGATCTGAAGATTAAAACCGAAAcagcaataaaatattataaacagtTGGGATGCATACCTCGTCCTACGACAGCTGGACTTCTTGTTGAACTTCCAGTCCCATTGAAATTTCCAGTCCCTGAGACCAGCAGTACCGCTAATTGA